One genomic window of Desulfovibrio subterraneus includes the following:
- a CDS encoding YggS family pyridoxal phosphate-dependent enzyme: MMSEQESGALAARYHEVRERIELAARKAGRQPGSVSLVAVSKTHPAESVEVVAGEGQVVFGESYVQEALSKQECLSHLGLEWHFIGHLQSKKARDVVGRFALIHGVDNIKLAQNLQNRMAMLPVTSTGGDLSVQDILIQVNIGREPQKSGVAIEDLFSFAEDVIKLPQLRLRGLMCMPPFHCIGELASPYFAHLRELKEQVERHLGMALPHLSMGMSQDFEQAIAEGATLVRVGTDIFGERPA, from the coding sequence ATGATGTCTGAACAGGAATCCGGCGCGCTCGCGGCGCGCTATCATGAGGTGCGGGAACGTATAGAGCTGGCAGCGCGAAAGGCGGGCAGGCAGCCCGGTTCCGTTTCGCTGGTGGCTGTTTCCAAGACGCATCCTGCCGAATCTGTTGAGGTTGTTGCCGGAGAAGGGCAGGTTGTCTTTGGCGAAAGTTATGTGCAGGAAGCACTCTCCAAGCAGGAATGCCTGTCGCATCTGGGCCTTGAGTGGCATTTCATTGGCCACCTGCAGAGCAAGAAGGCCAGGGATGTGGTGGGGCGTTTTGCCCTCATTCACGGCGTAGATAATATTAAGTTGGCACAGAATCTGCAAAATCGTATGGCAATGCTGCCGGTTACAAGCACCGGTGGCGACCTAAGTGTGCAAGACATCCTCATTCAGGTGAACATTGGCAGAGAGCCGCAGAAATCCGGCGTTGCCATTGAAGACCTTTTTTCCTTTGCCGAGGATGTTATCAAGTTGCCGCAACTGCGGCTGCGAGGGCTTATGTGCATGCCGCCCTTTCATTGCATAGGCGAGCTGGCATCCCCGTATTTCGCGCACTTGCGGGAGCTTAAGGAACAGGTCGAGCGGCACCTCGGCATGGCTTTGCCCCACCTTTCCATGGGTATGTCCCAGGATTTTGAGCAAGCCATTGCGGAAGGAGCAACACTGGTTCGCGTGGGTACCGATATTTTCGGAGAACGTCCTGCCTGA
- the era gene encoding GTPase Era, whose protein sequence is MNETEHRCGWVAMMGPPNAGKSTMLNAFLGQKVAIVTPKPQTTRHQISGILSRPDAQIIFMDTPGIHQLRGKMNKILLQTAWQAMSGADVIMVVLDSDLYIRKPEFFENDIEPLSEAILNETRPVVVAVNKVDLFRDKSKMLPFLERLSKLWPNAEVFPVSAKNADGLTKILDHIKARLPVSPALYPADQLSTMPMRFMAAEVVREKLFLDLRQELPYYTAVEIEKWEDTGDRIIVNAIIYVARKTHKAMVIGKGGLTLKSVGTAARKELQEMTGKKVHLELWVKIREGWTEDIGFLRMLGMSS, encoded by the coding sequence ATGAATGAAACAGAACACCGTTGCGGGTGGGTGGCCATGATGGGACCGCCGAACGCCGGCAAGTCCACTATGCTGAACGCCTTTCTGGGGCAGAAGGTGGCCATTGTCACCCCCAAGCCGCAGACGACCCGCCACCAGATCAGCGGCATTCTTTCCCGCCCTGATGCGCAGATTATCTTCATGGATACCCCCGGCATCCACCAGTTGCGCGGCAAAATGAACAAGATTCTGCTGCAGACCGCATGGCAGGCCATGAGCGGTGCAGACGTGATCATGGTGGTGCTTGACTCCGACCTGTACATCCGCAAGCCGGAATTTTTTGAAAATGACATCGAGCCGTTGAGCGAGGCGATTCTGAACGAGACCCGCCCCGTTGTCGTGGCTGTTAACAAGGTGGACCTCTTCCGCGACAAGTCGAAGATGCTGCCTTTTCTTGAGCGCCTCAGCAAGCTGTGGCCCAATGCCGAAGTTTTCCCCGTTTCCGCAAAGAATGCGGACGGCCTGACCAAGATTCTGGATCACATCAAAGCCAGACTGCCTGTCAGCCCCGCTCTCTATCCCGCCGACCAGCTCTCTACCATGCCCATGCGTTTCATGGCCGCAGAAGTGGTACGCGAAAAGCTCTTCCTCGACCTGCGTCAGGAATTGCCGTATTATACCGCTGTGGAGATTGAGAAATGGGAAGACACCGGCGACCGGATCATCGTGAACGCCATCATTTATGTCGCCCGCAAGACCCACAAGGCCATGGTCATCGGCAAGGGTGGCCTTACCCTGAAAAGCGTGGGCACCGCCGCCCGCAAGGAACTTCAGGAGATGACAGGCAAAAAGGTGCATCTCGAGCTGTGGGTGAAAATCCGCGAAGGCTGGACCGAGGATATCGGCTTCCTGCGTATGCTGGGGATGTCTTCGTAG